From the Maioricimonas rarisocia genome, one window contains:
- a CDS encoding circularly permuted type 2 ATP-grasp protein, with amino-acid sequence MNGPLATSEATDVSLFADYAPAPGHYDEMFQDAGAIRPHWIQLAQQYENAGQEQIAARWEQAQRQIRDNGITYNAHGDAPGDSRPWELDAVPLVLPADEWQEISEALAQRAAVMDHILSDLFGPQTLIRDGFLPPELLFAHPGYHPAYHGLPAPGGRHLHLYAADLARSPEGQWWVTGDRTRAPFGLGYALENRIVTSRMIAPAFRSCRVNRLAPFFITLRETLQRLAPHSGDNPRIALLTKGPASTSYFEDAYLARYLGYTLAEGGDLAVRENRLTLKTLGGLLPVEVLFRRLDDDDCDPVELRADSNLGVAGLVEVARNGQTTIANALGSRLVESPAFLGFLQLICEHLFGEDLKIPSVATWWCGQPKALEYVIEHLDELVIRPAFRMGDVPLIHPGRLSRTARQELLASIKARPAEYVAQERVARSTAPAWSNGQFLPWHIAVRSFLVASGQGYQAMPGGLVRVSQNTEVLDRSMTAGERSQDLWVLADGPIEDVSLLAPPGQPIPLRRSGAELPSRVADNLFWLGRYIERSEGSARLLRAVLLRITSETGSENLSELPVLIRALAEQGQIEPDFVVEGLQEQLPRIEQALPEAVFNTQEPRTLRSTINQVRRLGSIVRDRLSADAWRIILQIDQHARRPPRWQGGVDPADVLSVVNHVIVQLAAFSGLVSESMTRTQSWRFLDIGRRVERAVQTTALLHATLVEASEDELPLLEAVLEIADSMMTYRSRYLASLQAAPAMDLLITDETNPRSISFQAAMLARHVDNLPRDAAQAIRGPEERVALSMLNTLRLSDPHELAHIGNDHRRKQLERLLQRMTENLPKLSDAISNRFLIHAGVPRQFAQSSPEIPPSRT; translated from the coding sequence ATGAACGGACCGCTGGCGACCTCGGAGGCGACCGACGTCTCGCTGTTTGCCGACTACGCCCCTGCCCCGGGCCACTACGACGAGATGTTTCAGGACGCCGGTGCCATCCGCCCGCACTGGATCCAGCTGGCACAGCAGTACGAGAACGCCGGCCAGGAACAGATTGCCGCCCGCTGGGAACAGGCACAGCGTCAGATCCGCGACAACGGCATCACCTACAACGCGCACGGCGATGCCCCCGGGGATTCGCGCCCCTGGGAACTGGATGCCGTCCCACTCGTTCTCCCGGCGGACGAGTGGCAGGAGATTTCCGAAGCGCTCGCCCAGCGGGCCGCCGTCATGGATCACATCCTCAGTGATCTGTTCGGACCGCAGACCCTGATCCGCGACGGCTTTCTCCCTCCGGAGCTGCTGTTCGCCCACCCCGGTTACCATCCGGCGTACCACGGTCTGCCGGCCCCCGGTGGACGACATCTGCACCTGTATGCCGCCGACCTGGCCCGTTCCCCCGAAGGCCAGTGGTGGGTGACCGGCGACCGGACGCGGGCCCCCTTTGGCCTGGGGTACGCCCTCGAGAACCGCATCGTCACCTCGCGGATGATCGCCCCCGCGTTCCGCAGCTGTCGCGTCAACCGGCTGGCCCCCTTTTTCATTACGCTCCGCGAGACACTGCAGCGGCTTGCCCCGCACTCGGGCGACAACCCCCGCATTGCGTTGCTCACCAAGGGACCGGCCAGTACCAGCTACTTCGAAGACGCCTACCTCGCCCGCTACCTCGGATACACGCTGGCCGAGGGGGGAGACCTGGCGGTTCGCGAAAACCGCCTGACACTGAAGACACTCGGCGGCCTGCTGCCGGTCGAAGTCCTGTTCCGCCGTCTCGACGACGACGACTGCGACCCGGTCGAGCTGCGGGCCGATTCGAATCTGGGAGTCGCCGGCCTGGTCGAGGTCGCACGGAACGGCCAGACGACGATCGCCAACGCGCTGGGCAGCCGTCTGGTCGAATCGCCCGCATTTCTCGGCTTTCTGCAGCTGATCTGCGAACATCTGTTCGGCGAGGACCTCAAGATTCCCTCGGTGGCGACGTGGTGGTGTGGCCAGCCGAAGGCACTCGAGTACGTCATCGAACATCTCGACGAGCTGGTGATTCGCCCGGCCTTCCGGATGGGAGACGTGCCGCTGATTCACCCTGGCCGTCTCAGCCGGACCGCCCGGCAGGAGCTGCTCGCCTCCATCAAGGCCCGCCCCGCCGAGTACGTCGCCCAGGAACGGGTTGCCCGCTCGACCGCTCCCGCCTGGAGCAACGGCCAGTTCCTACCCTGGCACATTGCCGTCCGATCCTTCCTGGTGGCCAGCGGTCAGGGGTACCAGGCGATGCCGGGCGGCCTCGTCCGGGTTTCGCAGAATACAGAAGTGCTCGACCGATCGATGACGGCCGGCGAACGAAGCCAGGACCTGTGGGTTCTCGCGGACGGTCCGATCGAGGACGTCAGCCTGCTGGCCCCACCCGGTCAGCCGATCCCGCTCCGCCGCAGTGGTGCCGAACTTCCCAGCCGTGTCGCCGACAATCTGTTCTGGCTCGGACGGTATATCGAACGTTCCGAAGGATCCGCCCGTCTGCTCCGCGCGGTGCTGCTGCGGATCACCAGCGAGACCGGCTCGGAAAACCTGAGCGAGTTGCCGGTCCTCATACGGGCTCTGGCCGAGCAGGGACAGATCGAACCGGACTTCGTGGTCGAAGGCCTGCAGGAACAGCTCCCCCGCATCGAACAGGCCCTCCCGGAGGCGGTCTTCAACACGCAGGAGCCTCGCACTCTCCGCTCGACGATCAACCAGGTCCGGCGGCTGGGGTCGATTGTTCGCGACCGGCTTTCGGCCGACGCGTGGAGGATCATTCTCCAGATCGATCAGCACGCCCGTCGCCCACCCCGCTGGCAGGGGGGCGTCGATCCCGCCGATGTTCTGAGCGTCGTCAACCACGTCATCGTGCAGCTGGCCGCGTTCAGCGGGCTCGTCAGCGAAAGCATGACCCGCACGCAAAGCTGGCGATTCCTCGATATCGGTCGTCGCGTCGAGCGGGCCGTTCAGACGACTGCACTTCTGCACGCGACACTCGTCGAAGCAAGTGAAGACGAACTGCCCCTGCTCGAAGCCGTTCTCGAGATCGCCGACAGCATGATGACGTATCGCTCCCGATACCTTGCCAGCCTGCAGGCGGCCCCGGCGATGGATCTGCTGATCACCGACGAAACCAATCCCCGTTCCATCTCCTTCCAGGCCGCCATGCTGGCCCGTCATGTCGACAACCTCCCCCGCGACGCGGCCCAGGCGATCCGGGGGCCGGAAGAACGCGTCGCCCTGTCGATGCTCAACACACTCCGTCTGAGCGATCCCCACGAACTGGCGCACATCGGCAACGATCACCGCCGCAAGCAACTCGAACGACTCCTGCAACGGATGACCGAGAACCTGCCGAAACTCTCCGATGCCATCTCGAACCGGTTCCTGATCCATGCCGGCGTCCCCCGGCAGTTCGCACAGTCCAGTCCTGAAATCCCCCCCTCGCGGACCTGA